One Phaseolus vulgaris cultivar G19833 chromosome 2, P. vulgaris v2.0, whole genome shotgun sequence DNA window includes the following coding sequences:
- the LOC137809632 gene encoding chorismate mutase 3, chloroplastic-like, with amino-acid sequence METMFQLHQPHLDIKFISYFSPKPVIFFYQNSLSMTRCGMTMSASSFPAPSLSIGYFSLQFVDDQICKSFTLDNIRNSLIQQEDSIIFSLLERAQYSHDSCAYDNDAFFLDGFKGSLVQYMVLQNEKLHSQVGRYNSAEEHAFFPEYLPQPMLPHLQYPQVLHHCADSININTQIWNIYFKDLLPKLVTARNNDECGSIAVCDTLCLQALSKRIHYGKFVAEAKFQDAPSEYESAIKAKDRKLLLELLTCETVEALVKKRVELKAKSFGQVVKIDEADNVANSTYKIKPSFIANLYENWVMPLTKEVQVEYLLRRLE; translated from the exons ATGGAAACAATGTTCCAATTGCATCAACCTCACCTTGATATCAAATTCATATCCTATTTTTCTCCAAAACCTGTTAtctttttttaccaaaattcCCTTTCCATGACAAGGTGTGGAATGACTATGTCTGCTTCCTCTTTTCCTGCTCCTTCTCTTTCTATCGGGTACTTCTCACTTCAATTTGTTgatg ATCAAATTTGTAAGAGCTTCACTTTAGACAACATCAGGAACTCTTTGATTCAGCAGGAGGATAGCATAATATTTAGTCTTTTGGAGAGAGCTCAGTATTCTCATGACTCATGTGCATATGACAATGATGCATTCTTCTTGGACGGTTTCAAAGGTTCTCTAGTTCAGTACATGGTCTTGCAAAATGAAAAGCTCCATTCTCAG GTGGGAAGATACAATAGTGCAGAAGAACATGCCTTCTTCCCTGAATACTTACCTCAGCCAATGCTTCCACATCTGCAATACCCCCAG GTTCTGCATCACTGTGCTGATTCCATCAATATAAATACTCAGATTTGGAATATCTATTTTAAGGATCTCCTCCCAAAATTGGTAACAGCAAGAAACAATGATGAGTGTGGATCTATTGCCGTTTGTGACACTCTTTGCTTACAG GCTCTCTCGAAGAGAATTCACTATGGAAAATTTGTTGCTGAGGCAAAGTTTCAAGATGCCCCTTCTGAATATGAATCCGCAATTAAAGCAAAA GACAGGAAACTATTGTTAGAGTTGTTGACATGTGAAACTGTGGAGGCATTAGTGAAGAAGAGAGTAGAATTGAAGGCAAAATCATTTGGCCAGGTGGTGAAGATTGATGAAGCAGACAATGTAGCCAATTCTACCTACAAAATCAAGCCAAgttttattgcaaatctctATGAAAACTGGGTTATGCCTCTCACAAAAGAGGTGCAAGTGGAGTACTTGTTGAGAAGACTTGAGTAA